CGTTTCGGTCAAGGAGTCACGGAGCGCGACCGAGCAGGTAAACCAGTAAATGTCCAGGCCGCTCGGCGTGCGCTCAACCGCGCAGCAGCGCGCCCAGGTTCTCGCGCTCCCAACGCAGCGCGGCGGCGTAGTGCGGGTACGTGCGCTCGCGCTCGCGGAAGGCGCGCGGGTGGTGCACGCGGCGCCCGGTGCGATTGCTGCTGGGGAACAGCTGGTGGAGCATCTCGTGGAAGACGATGAACTCCACGAAGAAGGCGGGCACGTCCGGCTTGTCCAGCGCGGGGTGGATGCGGATTTCGCGCGTCTGGTGGTCGTAGACGCCCAGGCGGATGGACTTGCGGCGGCGGCGCGGGGGCATGCGGCCCCAGCCGATGCGGGCCTGGATGGCGTTGCCGAAGTAGGCCTCGTTGACGCCGTTGTAGAGCGCGCGCAGGTCGAAGCAGCGGCCCAGCGGATTCAATTCCGCGTCGGATTCCCGGCGCAGCTGGCGGATGAGCGGCTGCTGGCCCCGGATGTACTCGTCCAGCAGGGCGCCCGCGGCGCGGTGCCCCCGGCCCGCGTAGTCCGCCACCGCGCGCACGATGACTTCGGGCGCGTCCAGGAACATGTGGTGCAGCCGCAGTTGGAGCACCTGCGAGCCGCGGCGGAAGGACACCATGGTGGAGCGGTTGTCCGTCACGGCCAGGCGCACCGGCATGCCCAGGTTCGCGCTCAGCCGCCACGCGAGCGACTCCGCGCGAGACCAGAGCTCCTCGCGCGACGCGGTGAGGACGCGCGGCGCTTCCTCCGCGACGCGGTTGCGCGGCGGCAGGGGCGCCTGTCCCTCCGGCGCGCGCTGCGCGGGAGTGGCGGCGCGTTCCGCGGACGAGCCACGCGGGAACAGGGACATCTGGCGGAAGGCTTCGGGCGTCACGCGGGGGGCATCGTACCCGGCACTTCCCGAACCTCAAGGCCAGGGGCTGGATGCCCGTCCGCCTGTCGACCGGGCCCACACGCCGAGCGCGACACCCCGGGTTGAATTCGTCCCAGAGGCATCGTCCTTCAGGACAGGGGGCCCGGGTCGCCATGGCGCGACTTGAGCAGCCGCTCCAGCCGCTCCGGCTCCATGCGCACCACGAAGGTCTTCTCCCGGGCATAGGTCACCTGCCCCGGAGCCGCGCCCTTCTGCTTGCGGACGAACTTCACCGGCATGTAGCTCACCTCGCCGCGGGGTTCGCCCTTGGCGCCCGAGTGGTGCAGCGCGAGGTGCGCCGCGTCCAGGAGCACCTCCTGCGCCACCTCCGCGTTCTTCTCCAGCGGCACCACCACGTGGCTGCCCGGCAGGCCGCGCGCGTGCATCCACAGGTGCCACGGACGGGCCACCTTGAAGGTGAGCTGGTCGTTGTCCTCCGAGCCGCGCCCCACCCAGATGCGAGAACCGCCGTGGCCCACGTACTCCTTGAAGGGCAGGCCCCCCTTCGGGCCCTCTTCCCCCTGGGTCACCTGGAGCACTTCCACCTGCGCGAGCAGCGCGGCGTCATCCATGGCTTCAATCTGCGTGAGCGCCGCCTGCGCGTGGGCGACCTCTCGCGCCAGCTCCGCCTCGCGGTGGCGGGCCTGCTCCACGCCGCGCAGCAGGCGCCGGTACTGGTGGAAGTGCCAGTCCACCTGCTCCTGCGGCGTGCGCGTCGGGTCCAGCTTCACCTCCACCTCCTCCACGCCGGCCTCCGTGTAGACGGGCAGGACGATGAAGGTCTGGGACACGCCGCGCTTGAGCCGGTACAGGTTCTGCGTGAGGACCTCGCCCACCTGGCGGTGCTTCTCCGCCTCCGGGCCCCGGGCCGCGTCCGCGCGGACCTTCTCCAGCGTGCGCGAGGAGCGCTTCAGCCGCGCCCGGTACGGCTGCGCGAGCCGGCGGCGGATGGCGTCCGCGCGGCTGGTGCGGTCCTTCTGTCCGAGCACCCGCTCGGCGGCCTGCAGCCTGGGCAGCGCGTCGTCTTCCTTCGGCTCCAGACGCGAGGGCTGCGCGCGGCCCTTCGCCAACGCCTCCGCGGACACGGGCTCCGGAGGCGACCACTGCGCTCCGGGATAGAGGTTGCGCCGCTGACCGAACCCCTCGCCGGAGAGCATCAGGACGCGGTGGTTGTCGCTGAGGAGCAGCAGGCCTCCGGGCGCGCCCACCTCCATCACCAGGCGGCGGCGCACGTCCTCGCGCTCGAACTCCAGGACGATGGCGCGGCTCTCCTCCAGGTAGCGCGCGCCCTGGAGCTTGAAGCCGGTGAGCTCCTGGCGCAGCCAGCGCTGGAAGGGGGCGGGCTCTCCTGGCGTGGGGAAGCGATCTTCCGCGACGGACAGGCGCGACAGCTCGCCTTCGGCGCAGAGGCACAGCACCACCGATCTGCCGGGGACGCGCAGCTCCAGGTAGGCCAGGCGGGGCAGCGGGCACCACGCCTTCTGGGCCACCGCGCCCACCAGCCGGGCCGCGGCCTCCGCCACGACCTCCTCGAACTCTACCGGACGCAGCGACATGGGCCCCTCCCGGGCGGACACACGAGGAGAGGTAAACCCCTGGCCCGCAAAAGAAAAACGGCCCGGCGGGTTTCGCCGAGCCGTTCACCGGACGTCAACGGACGCCCGAAATGACACCGCTACTTCAGGCTTCCGGGGTCGCCGGGGCCGCGGGGGCCGCAGCCTTGCGGCGGGAAGCGGTCTTCTTCTTCGCGGCCTTCTTGGCGGCCGGCTTCTTCGCGGCGGCCTTCTTGGCCGTACCGCGCTTGGCGGCAGGAGCCTTGCGGGCGGTCTTCTTCGTCGCGGTCTTCTTCGTCGCGGCCTTCTTCGCGGTCTTCTTCTTCGCGGCCATCGGAATCCTCCGTTCAGTGTTGAGGCCCGCGAGGACGCGAGCCCTGCACCCACTTCGAACTGAACGTGAGTGCTTGAAATGAATGGTACGGGCGACATGCCAGTGTGTCAACGCATGGTGATGTATTGCAGTGCGCGGCGAGGCCGATTTTTGGCCTCCGGGCGCTTCGAACCGTTCGTGGCGGTCATTTCGGGGGTCCGGCGCGTCGCGTGCGAGGCCGAGTTTCCGGCTCCGGACGCACTTCGAGGGTCCGCGCTACAGGTCTGGATGTCCGCTGCCGTGCATCCGGCGCGCGCGCATCGCGTCGCTTCACGTCGTGGAGGCGGCGGCCTACGGTGCCCGCCCGCATGAGCTCCCCCGCGCTGACCTTCCCCGCGTCCTTCACCTTCGGCGTCGCCACGTCCGCGTACCAGGTGGAGGGCGGCATCGAGAACGACTGGGCCCAGTGGGAGCGGCAGGGGAAGTTGAAGGAGCCCCATGCGCGATGCGGCCGCGCGGTGGACCACTGGAACCGCTACGCGGAGGACTTCGCCCTGGCGAAGGCGGTGGGGGCCACGGCGTTCCGGCTGTCGCTGGAGTGGGCGCGCATCGAGCCCGAGCGCGGCCGGTTCGATGGCGCGGCGCTGGAGGGCTACCGCGAGCGGCTCTTGAAGCTGCGCGCGATGGGCTTGCGGCCCGTGGTGACGCTCCATCACTTCACCCACCCCACGTGGTTCCACGCGTCCACGCCCTGGCACCTTCCGGAGAGCCTGGAGGCCTTCCGCCAGTACGTCCGCCGGTGCGCGCCCCTGTTGGAGGGGCTGGACGCGCTCGTCATCTCCTTCAACGAACCGATGGTCCTCTTGTTGGGCGGCTACCTCCAGGGCCTGATGCCGCCGGGCATCGCGGACGGGGCGAAGACGATGGCCGCGCTCGGCAACATGGTGCGCGCGCACGTCATCGCGCGGGAAGAGCTGGGCCAGCACCTGGGCCGGGTGGAGCTGGGCATCTCCCAGAACATGCTCGCGTTCGCGCCGGACCGCTGGTGGCATCCCCTGGACCGCTCGCTGGTGCGGCTGGCGGCCCCGGCCTACAACCACGCGTTCCACGAAGCGCTGTCCTCCGGGCACCTGCGCGTGTTCATGCCGGGCGTGGCGTCCACGGACGTGCGCATCGAGGGGGCGCGCGACTCCGTGGAGTTCGTGGGCGTCAACTACTACACGCGCGCGCACCTGCGCTTCATGCCGCGCCCACCCTTCATCGACTTCAAGTACCGCGACCCGGACGGGCGCGGACTCACCGACATCGGGTGGGAGCAGCGGCCCGAGGGCTTCCTCCAGCTCCTCCAGGAGGTGAAGCGCTACGGCAAGCCGGTGTGGGTCACGGAGAACGGCATCGACGACCGCCAGGGCACGGTGCGGCCGGAGTACCTGCACGCGCACCTGCGCCAGGTGCTGGCCGCGCGCGAGGCGGGCGTGGACGTGCAGGGCTACCTTTATTGGAGCCTGCTGGACAACTTCGAGTGGCTGGAGGGTTGGGGCCCGCGCTTCGGCCTCTACCACGTCGACTTCGACACGCTGGAGCGCCGCCCCACCCCGGCCTGCGACTACTTCCGCGCCGTGGCCACCGGGCGCGTGCTGGTGCCGCCAGGCGCTGGCGCCGCTCAGCCCAGCGCCGCGCGGTAGTCCACTTCCGGCTCCTCCAGGGGAGCGGTGGGGTCCGTGTCCGCGCCCGCGAAGAAGCGGCGCACGCTGTCCTCCACCGCCTCCGGCGAGTCCAGCCCGTTCACCTCCGAGCGGAAGTGCGCCGCGCCCTTGAGGCCGTGGGCGTACCAGGCCAGGTGCCGGCGGAAGGAGCGCACCGCGCTCAAGGGCTCCCCGACGAACTCCGCGTGGGCCCGGGCGTGCTCCAGTACCAGCGCGCAGCGCTCCTCCGGCGTGGCGGGCGGGCCGCCCGAGAGTTCGCGGAAGAGCCACGGGTTGCCCAGGGCGCCCCGGCCAATCATCACGAAGTCGCAGCCGGTGCTGTCCAGCATGCGGTGGGCGTCCGCGACCGTCTTCACGTCGCCGTTGCCCATGATGGGCAGCTCCGGGAAGTGGCGCTTCAGGTCCGCGATGTGGGCCCAGTTCGCCTGCCCCGAGTAGCCCTGCTCGCGCGTGCGTGGGTGCAGGGCGAGCCCGGCGCACCCGGCCTCCTGCAGCGCCTCCGCCACCTTCAGATAATTGAGCGTGCGCGCGTCCCAACCCGAGCGGATTTTACAGGTGACGGGCAGGCCGGTGGCTTCCCGGATGGCGCGGACGATGTCGGCGGCGCGGGGCACGTCGCACAACAGGCCGCTGCCGGCGCCGTTGCGCACCACCTTCTTCACCGGGCAGCCCATGTTGATGTCGATGACCTGCGCGCCCGCGGCCTTGCCCACCCGCGCGGCCTGGGCCATGGCCTCCGGCTCGCCTCCGAAAATCTGGAGCGAGTAGGGCTTTTCCACGGTGGCGTCGTAGCGCAGGTACTTGAGGGTGCGCTGGTTCTGGCGCATCAGCCCCTGGGCGCTGACCAGCTCCGTGGGGCAGAGGGCCGCGCCCAGCCGGAAGGCGATGACGCGGAAGGGGCGCTCGCTCACGCCGGCCATGGGCGCGAGGATGTAGGGGTTGGGGAGCGTGTAGGGACCCAGCTTCAGCATGCGGAAAGACACCCTATACCCGCTGGAGGAACAGAAGTGCGCGGGCCATGAGAACGGCCCTGCGCGAGTGGGGGCCAACGATTAAGGTCCCCCTCCATGTTCCGTTTTCGGCTCGGGAGCGTCCCCGTCCACGTCCACACGAGTCACCTGCTCTTCTCCGCGGTGTTCGCCTACCAGTCCCTTCCCCTGCCGGGCCGGCACTCGGGCGCCGGGTGGCTGGGGGCGCAGCTGGCCGACTCCGCGTCGCCCGGGTACATGGGCGCGGTGGTGGCCTACGTGCTGGCGTGGATGTTCATCATCTTCGTCTCCGTGCTCGTCCATGAGCTGGGGCACGCGGTGGCCTTCCGCTTCTATGGTTACCAGCCGAGCGTGGACCTGGTCTTCATGGGCGGCGTCACCCGGCCCAACACGGACGCGCCCCTGGTCTGGCACCGGGACGTGGTGAGCAGCTTCGCGGGGCCGCTGGCGGGGCTGACGCTGGGCGTCCTGTGCCGGGTGG
The sequence above is drawn from the Corallococcus sp. NCRR genome and encodes:
- a CDS encoding NFACT RNA binding domain-containing protein, whose amino-acid sequence is MSLRPVEFEEVVAEAAARLVGAVAQKAWCPLPRLAYLELRVPGRSVVLCLCAEGELSRLSVAEDRFPTPGEPAPFQRWLRQELTGFKLQGARYLEESRAIVLEFEREDVRRRLVMEVGAPGGLLLLSDNHRVLMLSGEGFGQRRNLYPGAQWSPPEPVSAEALAKGRAQPSRLEPKEDDALPRLQAAERVLGQKDRTSRADAIRRRLAQPYRARLKRSSRTLEKVRADAARGPEAEKHRQVGEVLTQNLYRLKRGVSQTFIVLPVYTEAGVEEVEVKLDPTRTPQEQVDWHFHQYRRLLRGVEQARHREAELAREVAHAQAALTQIEAMDDAALLAQVEVLQVTQGEEGPKGGLPFKEYVGHGGSRIWVGRGSEDNDQLTFKVARPWHLWMHARGLPGSHVVVPLEKNAEVAQEVLLDAAHLALHHSGAKGEPRGEVSYMPVKFVRKQKGAAPGQVTYAREKTFVVRMEPERLERLLKSRHGDPGPLS
- a CDS encoding glycoside hydrolase family 1 protein, which produces MSSPALTFPASFTFGVATSAYQVEGGIENDWAQWERQGKLKEPHARCGRAVDHWNRYAEDFALAKAVGATAFRLSLEWARIEPERGRFDGAALEGYRERLLKLRAMGLRPVVTLHHFTHPTWFHASTPWHLPESLEAFRQYVRRCAPLLEGLDALVISFNEPMVLLLGGYLQGLMPPGIADGAKTMAALGNMVRAHVIAREELGQHLGRVELGISQNMLAFAPDRWWHPLDRSLVRLAAPAYNHAFHEALSSGHLRVFMPGVASTDVRIEGARDSVEFVGVNYYTRAHLRFMPRPPFIDFKYRDPDGRGLTDIGWEQRPEGFLQLLQEVKRYGKPVWVTENGIDDRQGTVRPEYLHAHLRQVLAAREAGVDVQGYLYWSLLDNFEWLEGWGPRFGLYHVDFDTLERRPTPACDYFRAVATGRVLVPPGAGAAQPSAAR
- the dusB gene encoding tRNA dihydrouridine synthase DusB produces the protein MLKLGPYTLPNPYILAPMAGVSERPFRVIAFRLGAALCPTELVSAQGLMRQNQRTLKYLRYDATVEKPYSLQIFGGEPEAMAQAARVGKAAGAQVIDINMGCPVKKVVRNGAGSGLLCDVPRAADIVRAIREATGLPVTCKIRSGWDARTLNYLKVAEALQEAGCAGLALHPRTREQGYSGQANWAHIADLKRHFPELPIMGNGDVKTVADAHRMLDSTGCDFVMIGRGALGNPWLFRELSGGPPATPEERCALVLEHARAHAEFVGEPLSAVRSFRRHLAWYAHGLKGAAHFRSEVNGLDSPEAVEDSVRRFFAGADTDPTAPLEEPEVDYRAALG